The sequence AAAGTAATGCAAGAAGGACATTAACCTTCTTGTTGTCCGAGAGAACAGTGACTTGTCTTCGTGGTTTTCTCAATTTCTTACAGACTTAGAAACAACTCTAAAATGCAACAAGCAAGTCATCTGTGGCTGTTTTTCAGCTTGTTGAAATCCTGTAATGTGCCACATCAACTGCTACCCAAGGTTTCTGGTTTTGGTTTGAGTCCTATCTGATAATCAGATCTGAAAACTCAGAGGTCACTGATTCTACGTGTTGTTGGGTGGATGAAAAACACTTGAGAGACATTGACTTCGGTTCTTGTTGTGTCATTGTATTGTTTCCCCTCCTGATCAGTAGTTTCTCTGTAAATACTCTATGTGAAAGTGTGATTAGAAATAAAAGCATTGCCAATGGAAATGGTGTCTAAGCTGTAAAAAAAGCAGACTGAACAACACACAAATCAAATGACACAGATGACAAGTAAACAGACTTGCTTTATTtgttacaaaaacaacagaagacaGATCTGTAGAAACAACTCTGGAGATAATTTGATCACGACTTTCATGAAGATGAAATGTCATATTCCGCTTGTAAACCCTGTTCCTAACATGAGTGTACACTTCTTTAGCCCATTTCCTACCCTCCAACCCAACCCCCACCCTTTCTTCCTTTACTTTGAGCCAGTGGAAAGCAAAGCAATGAGTCCTGAAGAGGCACTGATGGACAGAATATAGTTGCTGGGAAAAGGTGGGTTAAGGTAAACACTGGTAAGAAAAGTTTGCAGATATGAAGCATACAGTGTTACTTTTGACAGGgagttttctttagttttagtcATAATTTAAACATCAAATTTCTTTTAGTCAACTAAATATTGTAAGATTATCATAGCCTGAAATAATCGGTTTTCTATTAATCTGTTAAGATGTGTTAAAAGGATAAATCTGCTACAACAAAACCTGTCATACATTTTCAACTTAAATATACTTGTGAACTAAATACCGCCACATACAGACGTGAAAGGATACACGGTGGGGTTGAAGTTCTTGAGCAGGAAGAAAGAGGCGACGATGACGAGAACCAGGAAGAGTGTGTTGTTGTAGAAGATGGAGAAGGTGGTGGCCTCGTAGTCGGCGACCTCGTTCTTCTTCCACAGAATTCTGGACAGGAGATAAAAACCAAATGTCGTCCTTGTTGTCTACGTGTACCAGGTTAACGCAGACTTTGTTAGAGACGGTGTGTGAACAGAAACAAGGTGGTTGATGTCAAACATAGATTTATACTCAATTTGTGCTCACTGGGTTGGTCCACTTAAATGCAAACAGCGACAATGCCACAGCTCCATCAGCATTTATACCAGCGCTGAGGGTGTGAGAACGCCCTGCTGTATTCTCCTGAAGAGTCGCCACTCAGACAAAACCTTTTCCCAGAACGTGTCTTCTTTTCACAATGTTGGAACATCTCCCTCTATATAATCTCGGACTCTCTGATCCTCAGTACTGATTTATCATCATACTTTTGACTTTTGATGTACGGTGACGTTCACAAGGGCGAGACCAGTGAAGATAAATGGGTCATTAACGCGACCAGAAGAAACTGCACCTGAGTTTAGCACCTAACGCTGGCAAAAGAGGGTGTTGCTGTGGTATGTTGACATGAGATTATGGTGTAACTATTATGAATATAATACAGACTAAAATACTGTAAACCTGTAAGCTCACGTATTAGTGATCTGTCCCATTCTCACCACAAAGGCTGACTGCTGCTTTCACACATTCATTACAGTTATAAAGACTTTCTGCCTGTGTAATTCATTtgccagaaaaaataaaagttaaagatAAAGTTGGTAAAgtttataatttataatttcACTTTTAAGATTACtgacacaaaccagaaataCTCACATCAGTCTGCAGCTTTCCCAGAGACAAAAAACTGTGTCGCACCACTGAATGAGGTACGTAAAACTGTATCAGTACAGGCTCAGAGTTGGATTTCTATATAACCTACTTCCACTTGGTTTGAAACACCACCTAAATTGGTGGCCCCTCCACACAGATAAGCAAACGCAAGTGTGTAGAGAGCGTGTAGTTGCTGAATTTGAATTGGGCTTACGTGTGCACTACGTTTTACCTCTCGTCTTTCTCCTTGCGGGACATCTTGCGGTTGTCAGCCTCAGACAACTTCCTGGTTACCTCCTttgaaacagcatcctcacGTTTCTGTGCGACCCTGGAGTGTGATGAGCGGAAGATCACAAGCATTAAGACTTTaatcaaattcaaaacacaacagcaactCCCAGTAGATTCAGTTTCcaataaaaagtaacaaaatcaTTTCTGAACTCAGTCTGTTGATTCTTAATCCGTTTCAAAGTTTCCCCAATGAATAACATCACATCTGTCAATCAAGTTGATCGAATTAAAAAAGCTCTAACTCTACAGAGACAGTTTGATTCCCTATTTGTGTTCAAACGACTGATGATtatatgtttgtatgtttgtgttcttgtcCCCATGTAACTGAAGTTAAAAGGTATGAATAAAGTATAATATGAGGCCCATTTAACCAAGCAGCAACGGGTGTTTAGTGGATTTGTCCCTCTTACTTGTGTTTGAGCACAAACTTGACGTTCTTGTAGGCAAAAGCAACCAAGTAGGTGCTGACCAGAGTCATCACAGCatacagaactgcagactggaCCAGGTCCATATGCCAGATCCTCCAAAACAGCCctaaagagaggaaaaacaagcacaaaacgCTGCTCAAACTAATTATCTGAAACTGGAGTTTTTCAAGTAAAATCTCCCaaagctttttgtgttttgattcatTTGTTGCTGCACTTCGTATCACAGCGTTATTACGAGGTCACGTTAGCATTCCTGATCAATATTATTAACTGTGCTTATGTGTTATATCTCTGAACATTACGTGAGCTTATATATGTAAAGTAGCGGCTCTGAAAACCTCGTTTTTATTGACAGTTTCTCAATTTTAATCCTCCACTCACTCAGTGTTAGCTAAATTAGCGGTTAGCACCAGCTAGCTTCCTCAGCCTATGCTGTACTCACAGATGGGGATGGCAGAAACGATGAGTGCATTTCCGTAAAACAGAGCTGTGGACTTTGCCGACAAGTTTCTGCtgaaatcctgaaggagaagaTCTTCTTCTGACTGCTGCTTGTTGCTGCTTTTGGGAGCCATGAGTGCTCACTGAACCTTCTGCCTGCTGCTGAGCTCCGGGTAGAAGAAGACTGACACGTCGGTGaatggagaagaagaggagaagagagacgCGTCAGCACTccggcttcttcttctttgtttggaTGACGACGGAGACGCTGTGGCTTTTTGCTGCCCTCCACAGGACGATAAGGACACAGCACTTGTGCCGTTGCACAATAGCCTACTTTAACGATATTTTTGTGCACCTTAATATAATGGGCATTTTGACATGAAGAATTAGGTAAACACGTCTGTTTCTGATCACATTAATGAGGGCTGTTTCATGTAGGACCACAAGCCTAACTAAAGTGACTGGTAACAGGGTTATAGAGCTATCAGCTGCGGTGACCCTCTGACAAGGGAGCAACTGAAAGTGGCTTAGAAATAGctgtaaaattgtttgataaatCCTTAGAGATCAGTCAGTAGGCCCCTGGTAACCATTGGTTCATGGGAAAAGTGTGTATTTTATTACTAGTTGGTAAGTTGTTACTGTAGGCTGCTGGCAGTTGCTAGCATGAAATAGGTCAAAAAGAGACATACAGTGATATGTAGTGCTGCAATAGACAccctgtgattgctttggtcactgGCGGGTTGCTGTGGTCACCAGTAGCTGCATGGAAGAcgccaacttgtctgcaaacacttcacTTAGTCTCTGACTCGGAGTGAAACGGTGAAAAGGGATATATGAAATCCCCAAAAgccgattctgttcatctggacgtagcgttttcagtgggagaaacgttttgtcactcatccaagtgtcTTCTTCATTCTCAGCTGACTGTacgtttccccaaccttataaacagtaccttagcccactgaatgaacaatggactgtgaggtcagtttcttgatcaataatatgcaaattgtcatgatcaAGAGGTActtctttcttgttttcctAATCTGCTGTTGCAGTGAGCAGTGTATGCTCATGATTAACTAATGATTAGCACACATTTCACGTCATACTAAAGTGAACACAGTGAGACTGTCTCTACCTTATTTGAATGTATATGAAGTCCTGTTACAAACCTTTTTCATAGCATTATATATATAACAGCATAGTAATATAACAGTGTATTACTATACTGATATTTCCTGACCTCTGAGAGTCATTACCATATTGTGGTGGAAGTGTGTGTGCTTCAGGGCTCCAAGCAGCTATATTGTTGTGGGTGAGAGGCCAGATAAAGAAAACTCCTATGATGACCAAAAGATCAAGGGACCAGTTTATCTTGCCCACAACAGAGCCCAGCGCTGATGTGGAGGGTGTGAGTCTGGTGGCTGGTGGCCAGATGCTTAGCCCAAAGCAGCTACATGGGTCCCTCCTCCTATGGGCCCAACACCCAGGGGTGGATTGAGGATTGAGTGACTATTTATCATGAGGTCTGGCAGCTACCTGGAGGCAAACGGACACTAGTAAAAGAAATTATTGTTTCTATCTGGATGTAAGCAGTTAGTATATAATTCTTGTTTTGTGtacatatataaacaaaacatccaTTTCGGtaccactgttttttttttttgcctcatgACACCGAGacaaatttgtaattttttgtgtttatactTCGAATAAACGTAATTCTGATTGTGAATTTTTTGGTATGTGTGTCAATTCTGTGACAGGCATCATCAGTCAGCAAATAGctgattacaaaataaaagaattaagCTCTCTACCCTGTTACACCGCATCACAGCGCAGTCACATCAGCATGCCGTGCAGCACACTTTAATTAATATAGTAACAGTTTGTTTTCTAACAGTAAACAGGTCAACAACCCGCTGCTTTAACTGCTTGTCCTACTTCTCATTTGCAGCATCTGTCATTTAGAAAGAGATGCTATCACATCACCAATCTCATTTGTGATGACATGAAAGATAATTCTTGAGCAATGTCATTCTAAAGCTCCAGTCAAGAGTTCAGCTGCTtggaatatttctaaatttCCCCACTAGAGGGTGATATCTATTGCTGTATACTCCGTGTGCGTCATTTAAGGTGGCCAAATCTCCAGTCGTTGGTGTAACAGTTGATCTGCAGGTCTCAGATTACTGGGGTTTTTATAAACACCCACAGAGAGTAAGACCGTGGCTCACAGTCGCTGCGTTACCAGAGTATTTCTCACCCTTAAAAGTTGGCTAAAAATCAGATATTTCAGACTTTATGGAAAAGTAGGAGCTGACACTTTCTGAAGGCAATGAGGATAAGTGGATTATAATGCCTTTAAAAGCACCACATCACTTAAATTCTCAGTTTCCATGTATAGGTTAGTAAAATAGGCCTTCTCTTTACTCTACAGGCACATTACTTCACCTCTTGGACATATTTACAACTCATCCTCTACACATATTTCTGACAAGGAGGCCATAGTCCATGCTGTTCACTTGAGTGTGACCATACAGTCACAGATGCACGGCACATTAGTACACCATGAGCCTTTAACCCTTCTCCTCTTTATCTCATCATCCAAGCCTGTCACTTCCCAGCCCCTGCAGACATTTTAGGACTGCAGAAAAAAACCGGACAGATAgtctgctgctccagccagcacAGTGCTTAACCCCCCGCTGagctattttctttctttctatgtgTTTGGACAGAGGAAACAGCACGCATCTTTACTGAGTGCGTGCATTGAGCGGGGGttgttgcgtgtgtgtgtgtgcttggacGCAATGCAGACAGGCAGGTTTGCGTGATGTCCCTGTCTTTAAATGGGGATAGAGCTTAGAGATTAACCGTGCACTTCAGGGGTGCAGGAAAGAGGCACAGAGGAGGAGCGGGAGGCAGGCAGTGATGCCAAAAGCCCTGCCAACACAATGCCAGACAAGGCTgttgatctctctctctctttctctctgcctgtCCTGTGTAAGTGCACATGTTTCTGCTAGATTACCCTGGCTttggtgacaccatagacataACCGCTACAGCACAGTGGCACATGCAGGACTCCTCCAAGGCAGCTGGCCTGGCAGTGCTGCAGTTGTAGCTCCTTTCTTGTTCTTCCTTAAGGAGAGTTTATGACAGCTCAGCTATCAGCAGTGACAAATTCTTCTTGAGTTATCTTTTCTCACTCGCCTGAAGCTTATAGCTCTAGGAGCATCTACATTTCTAAAATCTTTATGTAAGCATGAGGTGATGATACCGTGTGGAAATACCAGCGTTGTGTCACCAGCTTTCCAAAGAATTTAGATCAGCATTATAGTGTAAGTGTGTACTTTATCCATGAAACCAGGTTTCATATATCTTTTTGATTATCAGACATGAATGCAGTTAGTTTCACAAAAATACAGTCTATACTCACTGAACATGAATAAtggattttaaaacaaaagtggTCACAGAACTATGTCGCTTTCCACAGCTTTGCACATTATGGAAGTCCCCAGCCACCGCAAGAAATATCGCCCAAATGGTATAAAGTGTGAGTGAGCTGCCGTGTTGTCAGACGACATCATCTAACTTCaaatggatgaaagaggacCAGCATTTATTAATGTTTCATCACAGACATGTGGCTCTGAAGTGATGGAGTTAGAGAGATGCGgcttttaggttttgttttcctttccctCAAACTGTTTGGTTTCTaaataaagaaagagagaactcGACAGAGCATTTTTATTCTGTGGATTACAGCTGAAAAGGAGCTGTTTCTATGTACATCATTACTTCTACGGTGTCTCAGAAATTTGTGAgtatatattttagttttaattcGCTGTCATTTACCACATTTGAGCAAATGTGCTTTGCCAAACAATAAACTGAAAATACTTGAGGCTGAattgaaaaagccaaaaaacaaacaagaaatccAGTTGAAAGTCAAATGGAAAAGGCCACAAGCGTTTTCCAACAATGGAATTAAAAAGCAAACTCAGTCCATAGGGTATAGCTGTAAACAGTGGAATTGCCCAAGGGTGGACCTTGGGCAATTCGCCCTAGGAGAGGCATCAGACAAAAAAACTTCTATACTACCAAGGAAGGTCAACAAAGCCATGCTCTCTTAGCCTTAGCTGGCTTGAAAGATCTGGCTTTCTGCTCCAGGTGCTTTGTGCATCCACATAAAAGAGGGCATTTCACACATCCATCACTTTTATTCTTCTCAAAATGATCCCCGTGAGTGACACCGACTGCGATTAGAGAAATctataaagaacacaaaaacataacagCAACTGTTACTTCTTAAATACAGCTGATTATTGGAGCTCTGACAACTTTAGGCTGGATAAATTTAAACATTACAGCTTACTGTCCCATTCCCTAATTAAAAAATGTGGAAATCGCTTTAGTTTGTCAGCAGAGTAAGGTGAATTACTTTTATTGATTAAATACGTATTCTCGTTGTGTGCCCTGTGCTCTAGTAGCTGCAGTTCCAGCAGTGTAAAAGACACTAAAAAGAGCAGATTAGAATCAAGCATTAAAACCATGTGCACATTTTCTGCACCACCAGAGAATTGCACGCAAATTCCAGTGACAATGTGATGCACTGTTTGAGCTGCTGTCACTTTACATGCTAGATGTTAATAAGGCCCAGCTTAACAAGTTGTGCACACAAATTATTCCACCAGCAAAGAATCTGTTATACACTTAAAAAcctgctgtaaataaaagactttGTGTAAACACCGCAATCCATGCTGATTTTAATCCAAGCTGCCCAACGTAATGTACCATGGTGATTTAGCCcagtaaaaaaaacagagagccACAGAAAACCCTGACTTTAAGCTGGACATAGCTCATTAACCCAATAATCCCACAGTAGACCTCCTCAgcctgtaaacatgtttgtttctggGATAAGTTGGTAATTTAACATCAGAGTCTATGGGGGACTGACAGCCTCGACCCAGCTGAAAAACTCAGTTTTGGGCGCTTCATCAttgcttttatttgtcttttaacCTCCAGGCTACGTTGCTGCTTGGGCAGGATCTTTATTGAGTAAAATTATTTGCAGCCCTGACAATGAAATTTCAGAGGAGCAGACATACAAGAAAAAACTTCAAAAACGCTGCCATGACTAGaactttttcctttatttaagTTCGGGTAGAGACGTTTGTTGAAATTTCTGGCTCAAAAGGAATCACTGGGTTTCTCAAAGTGCCATTTAGATCAAGCTGAACTGGAAATACAGAGTTATCAAAGATCTCTACGCGTGTGCTTCATCTGTTAGACAACAGGGGCAGCTGTCCCTCCCCCATCACCCCATCCCCACAGTTGTCCACCAGCTGCAGGTTGTGGAGACGTCGCCAAGCCTCTGGCACCGCATTTCCTTCAACATGCCACGTCGCTGTGACAGGCCCTTAATGGTGAGGTTTTAAGTTGTTTCTTAAGGCACGGAGACAGTGGCAGCAACATCAGCATCCACCCACCCTCCCTTCCTCCCAGATACACCCAGCAGCCCTTTCACCCCAACTCCCCCACCCGTAATGTCTCtcccattcacagagatttACTCAGATGGTTGCGTGTGttgctcctctcctccctccttcgTGTCCTGTGATTTATGTTTCCCCTTCGGCTCAAAGGCACGGAGGAAAATGTGATATGGTGGTGTAGGGAAGGTGAAGGGGAAAGGCTGCGGGTGTAGGGTGGGGATTCCTCAGAGAGAGATTAAGGGAGGAAAAGGAGTGAAATACTTGTCTTTTCAAAGGATGCCAGACATGTGTTTACACTTTCTGCCCACTTTCACCATAAATAGTTTCCTCACACTCAGGGTTGCACTCTCACATGTGAATCTGCACgactctgtgtttatgtgtgtgtgtgtgtgtgtgtgtgtgtgcgtgtgtgcatctGTTGTTTCTTGCATGATTTTGATTGGTGGTTCTCAAAATGAGTCTCTTATGCCGTTGATTATACATTAACGAGCACTCGCTCTGGAAAAATGACATAAGTTTCTTCAAAAATCTCTTGATATCTGCCAATTATGTGAggattttcatttgtttccacaCAGTTATGGCctgttttaaaaatcatttctgcATAAAGTACCATTTGTCATTACTGAGGCCCAGTTCTGGGAAATCCATTGAAACTTGAGGCTGATTGGTGTATCCATTTTTTCAAAATCCTTTTTCTTGCGTTATGTTTATAAGTTTACGAGATGATAACGACAGCGATGCTGTGTGAATCATGTTGTAGGTGTGGAAGTGCAGCTTCGGTCAGACAGACATTATTTATCGGGTCAGCTAGACCCAGGCGCTGCGATTCATAACTATTCAGATTGCGATGACACAGGCTTAGCTTCCCCTGGCAGAGTTACGGTGACCCTCCAGGTAGAGCTCAGTCGCAAAACAAACGCTTGCACAGTTCCAAACCTTCACTCCAGCAAACCCCAGATTTCACAGCGTACTCACAGAGAAAGCAGATAGATAAGATTGATGTGTTGCAATGTGTGGATGCCTACAGAGAAAGAACGGCGTGGCCCGGCAGTCGTCTGTTTGCAGTGTTTGCTGTTAATGAACTACGTGGGAATTTATATCCTTAAACAAATCAAAAGAGGACGCTTTGCACAGGGCATTGTGTGCAtcatgcgtgtgtatgtgtgtgcgtgttagtaCTTTGCCAATGTGCAGAGATAAGGAGGCTAACCTGCTGCCAACTCAGTTTTTCTTAGAAGCAAAGAGAGAGCAGAAGATGTTGACATTCTGGCAGTGGAGGGGAGCTGCTGTTCCATCTGCATCTGAAAGGTCACTGCGGTGGGTTTTAGAGCaggatttgtgtgtggatgcgtgcacgtgtgtgtgtgcgccagtGTGCCTGCCAAAAGCAAtgtgtttaatgtgtgtgtctttctcatCAATTCTGTGtgaaagagcagaggagagctATAAACAAAGATGCTGGAAGTGTTGGGCATAGTACAAACAGAATAGTAGGAATCCAACCCCCTacctctctgacacacacacacacacacacacacacacacacacacacacacacacacacacacacacacactcacatccgTGCTCTGAAGATGTTTATAGGAAGTATGTGGGAACAGGCTGGCAGCAAAAATTAGacattttacagtaaaaaaaaaaaaagaaagactctcttacaactgagtaaaagagACAGTTCCTCTGGACTGTGGCGCTGCTTATCCGGTATGGTTAGATCGTGGCTCTAGAGCTGTCTGCCTTTTCTAGAATAATGGAATTAATTGGGACTTGCCTTGCCAAGAAGCTGTACTTTAAAGAGATCCACACACCTTGTTATgggatgctttccagatgggaTTGCATGGTAGATCAAAAGCTGATGGTATTTTTTCGCCTTCAGATGGGCATCTCAGGTCCTGTCAGGTTGTCAGGCTGGATTTTTCCCTGTGTTTAAAGGACACGACTTTTAGGTACTActcatctgctgtagatcatgtcacttcttcttttgtcctccatttATCTGGTTTCAAAGGATAGACaacacaccatgctgagatatccCAAGTTTCCAGCTAACAGCTTTGTAAATacccttgttggtgcaaaaatactattttattccTATTATAGATTTAACAAAAGCAATCagaacaaatgattttttttaacaaagtgcctaaagatacaatttaaaattgtagGGACTTTTGATTCTCTGATAcactgtctgttatgtgtagacacaacactggttcatcccagtTAGATATGTTttcatgcttgaatgattcataggtctgTGTTAGGTGACTtaacaaagagacaaacaaaaagggaaaagaaacattttctgcATGTGGTTACACATAAGGGTCGGAGTGCAAATGCAGGGGAAAggagccaatgtccaaagaaaaactcaggaaGACCATTCGAGTCTGGTTCGAGGTGGTTCGAGACTTTGGCACATGATTGTCATGATTTGTGGAAGGAGCTGCgtttttgagttttttaaaTCTTACATTTGATTTTGGTTAAACTGCCCCTTCAAGTTCAGCCGAAACATGCCTCCACATGTAAATGCACAACAGAAAtctaagaataaaataaaattatttatagTCAAGTCGTAGATGTGCTGAAACCTGCTCCCTTTCATTGATTCTTTCATTCTTCTTGTAATTAATGACAGTCTTTGGCTTTTAAAAGTTTCAATATGTTCACCACCTGAAAGCTAACTGCTAATTTGCCTGTCTGCCCTCTGGTGACGGGCAGATTGTGTACTCTGTGTTTAAGTACACTTAAGAGATCGGGGAGGATGAACTCTGCATGCTGCTGTACCAAAACAATGTGCTTAAAGATCCTAAAGCACTCTATAAAGGCCGCTCAACAAccatttttacaatttttaacctggtattattttgttttcctgagCTATTATATTCTTAATTTGTCATTTGCCACACATAGATGCCATCTAACTATGTGAAGCACGTTTGGACAGCTGCTGACAATGACCAGAGAACCTAGCTCTCCGCACTTGAAGACATTTGTGCTGTCTGTGGAAAAGTAACACAGTTGTGAGGGCAACTGGTGGGGAGCTGTATCAAATGACCAGAGGGGTTGGGGCTTATAAGCATAAAGGATGCTTCAGGCCCATGTTGGAAATAAAGTATTTCAACTGTCACCTGACAAGAAGTTTGGACAGTCAGTGCACTGCTGTGAAAGCAGCTGCGACGAGCGATGGCCAAAATCTGATCTGGTATGTAGTCAGCTCATAACTTTGCAGCCTGCAGTACTTCACCGAAAGCAGTTTCATATTTATACCGAACACAGATTCCATCTTGATCATTTAACAACAAAAGGGCTTTTCGCAGTCTTAGAGATAGTACGTGAATAAAGAAAGCTCAGCTGCTAGCGCCAAGTTTTAAGATCcataaacagaaaatatatcTCGAGAGACGCGTGTGTGGAGGGTGAAAAGCCTCACACTTGGTGCTCTTGGCTTTAAGTCTCTTTCAAGTCGGGTGTCAGATGTGTTGTTTACGATGCTCATGAAATAGATATCAAGATGTCAGAAAAGTGTGGAAAGTATGCAGCGTGGTGTCATTACAGTGGTATGTCTGTTGTTTGCAGATGATTCTCATAAGACTGTGAAATAAGCTGGAGCGATTGGTTCGTCTCCAAAGTTCCCGATCAGGTTTGGAGTGTGGAACCAAAGCAAAGGAGTGGTGGCTACAGTAAAAAAGGCCTGTAAAACTGTTTAGACCTGTAAAAGGTGAACTGTACACTTTAACCAAGCAGAGAGTTCACCTTTGTGGGCAACATATTAAAAAGGGGCAACCTCAGACAAGGCCCAGACTAGAGTCTCTTGATATGGTCCTGAGTTCATCACTAAAATCAGCTTACGACTAAGTGACGGCTGGTTGGTCTTGTCTACTTCCAAAGACATGAGAAATGTTTGAATCAAGGCTTAAATCAGGAATGGGTAAACCTTGATTTATTTAACTTGTGTGTGTACTGCAGGCTATGGTGTGCACAAGCACCATATGTCGAGTGATCAGACGTGGCTGGAGAACATATGTGAGATTACAGGAATTCTTCTTGGATACACTGTGTGTCTAAACGACTTCATATAAAAGCCAGGATCAAAGCTGCAGGATCGCTGCTGCAGACTGGCTGTCTGATTCAACTACAGTTACCGACCATTTCGAAATCTGTTAAAGGCCCAATTTTTTACCTCGAGTTTGTGTCCCGGCCCGTCACTTCTTAGAAAttgtttgtaaatattttttggtTTCCTGTCCCttgttttatgtatgttttatgtCTATTATGAATTATTGAGGTGGGTGTAGCTCAAGAGGTAGAGCAGGCCATTTACTAATCTAGAAGCCTGGTGGTTaaatccctggctcctccagccTGCCTGCCACAATATCCTTGAACAAGTACAATATATTGAACCCTGGGCTGTTCCCAGTACATTCATCGGAGTCTCACTGTTCGATAGaaatcatttagaaaaaaagtgaatGGGTGAACAAGGcatgttgtgtaaagcgctgCTCAacatagagtagaaaagcatttTTTAGCATCATACTTGTAAATGCTTCAGTCTCACACAACAAATATTCCTTAGTAGCACTAATTTGTGGACATTTTTATCTGACCTAAGCCTCCACATTGTTTTTAGCACATAGGAAGCTGTATGTTTTTTGGCCTGACAGACTTTAAAGAGTTGTCATGCTTTCTATACTGGGCTATATTGGCTTTGTGTTTATGCAGCAGGCAGCagtcctgtaaaaaaaacaactaagtgCATCCCGGGTAAGTAGCAAGGATGTGCTACTAATCAATTGTATTTGATTAGCTGGTCATCagaaagtgtgagcacctctatgaaAGCACAGGTCTTGGCAGTGTGCTTGTCTAGAGCGATAAGGTGTATGTAAACATGATGTCACGATCTTCCAAGGAGTGAATTTTCCCGCAGATTCATCCAAATGGTTGCTTAGAGAAACTGCAA comes from Astatotilapia calliptera chromosome 14, fAstCal1.2, whole genome shotgun sequence and encodes:
- the ssr3 gene encoding translocon-associated protein subunit gamma — encoded protein: MAPKSSNKQQSEEDLLLQDFSRNLSAKSTALFYGNALIVSAIPIWLFWRIWHMDLVQSAVLYAVMTLVSTYLVAFAYKNVKFVLKHKVAQKREDAVSKEVTRKLSEADNRKMSRKEKDERILWKKNEVADYEATTFSIFYNNTLFLVLVIVASFFLLKNFNPTVNYILSISASSGLIALLSTGSK